The Nitrosomonas cryotolerans ATCC 49181 genome includes a window with the following:
- a CDS encoding riboflavin synthase — protein MFTGITEAIGEIKQITPQEKSQQHGLCLNITAGGLDLNDMKTGDSIAVNGACLTVTAIYPDMFTVDVSRETLNCTQNLDQLGTRVNLEKAMRLSDRLGGHLVSGHVDSVGEVIKFEPVGESVLLAIRAPSSLLKYMAEKGSITVNGVSLTINQIEGDVFSVNLIPHTLSMTTLNELKPGFSVNLETDMLARYIARLINVYV, from the coding sequence ATGTTTACTGGCATCACAGAAGCGATCGGAGAGATAAAACAGATAACACCGCAAGAAAAATCACAACAGCATGGATTATGTCTGAATATCACAGCTGGCGGATTAGATTTAAATGATATGAAAACAGGAGACAGCATTGCTGTAAATGGTGCCTGTCTTACAGTAACCGCTATATATCCGGATATGTTCACAGTAGATGTTTCACGGGAAACATTGAATTGCACACAAAACCTGGATCAATTAGGAACACGCGTCAATCTGGAAAAAGCAATGCGCCTGTCTGATAGACTGGGGGGACACCTGGTCAGTGGCCATGTTGATAGTGTTGGTGAAGTCATTAAATTTGAACCGGTAGGAGAAAGTGTTCTGTTAGCGATTAGAGCACCTTCTTCATTGTTAAAATACATGGCAGAAAAAGGTTCAATTACAGTTAATGGCGTCAGCCTAACGATCAATCAGATCGAAGGGGATGTGTTTTCAGTTAATCTCATTCCGCATACCCTTAGTATGACAACATTAAATGAACTTAAACCTGGTTTCAGTGTGAATCTCGAAACGGATATGCTGGCACGGTATATCGCCCGATTAATAAACGTTTACGTATAA
- a CDS encoding Na+/H+ antiporter subunit G, whose amino-acid sequence MLDYLLSLLILTGATFTFIGSLGLVRLKDFYTRLHGPTKATTLGVGSLLIASALYFSLYTDKISMHEILVALLLFITAPVSAHMLAKAALHLGLHSLAKKPEKSDQGSPPKTQIPPSDKSDSIG is encoded by the coding sequence ATGTTGGATTATTTACTTTCACTGCTTATTCTCACAGGCGCTACGTTTACTTTCATTGGCTCTCTGGGATTGGTGCGGCTCAAGGATTTTTATACTCGTCTGCATGGCCCTACTAAGGCGACCACATTAGGTGTGGGCAGCTTACTCATTGCCTCCGCTCTCTACTTTAGCTTGTATACAGACAAAATCAGTATGCATGAAATACTGGTAGCCTTACTTCTCTTTATCACGGCTCCAGTCAGCGCGCATATGCTTGCCAAGGCTGCGCTCCATCTTGGATTGCATTCATTGGCAAAAAAACCGGAAAAGAGCGATCAAGGAAGCCCACCCAAAACACAGATACCGCCTTCCGATAAGTCAGACTCTATCGGCTGA
- the ribBA gene encoding bifunctional 3,4-dihydroxy-2-butanone-4-phosphate synthase/GTP cyclohydrolase II has protein sequence MVISAVEDIVADLKVGKMVVLVDEEDRENEGDLVLAADFVTPEAINFMVTHGRGLICLTLTAERCHQLNLPLMVSANYSPLGTNFTLSIEAASGVTTGISAADRARTIQVAVKPDAKPEDILQPGHIFPLMAQKGGVLVRAGHTEAGCDLASMAGLTPASVICEILKEDGSMARLPDLITFAQKHQLKIGTIADLIYYRSLTESLVSRVAERFIQTIHGEFLLTAYRDETANTTHLALIKGDINPATETLVRVHAPLSVIDLLSIDDSTHSWSINNALRLIAKAEQGVIVLLYPKENSTDLIARLKSSNTEHLNTTKTDLRSHGIGAQILKDLKVGKMRLLATPRKMPSMTGFGLEVTGYME, from the coding sequence ATGGTAATCAGCGCGGTCGAAGATATTGTCGCCGATCTCAAGGTCGGCAAAATGGTAGTTCTTGTTGATGAAGAAGACCGTGAGAACGAAGGAGATCTGGTTCTCGCAGCCGATTTTGTCACCCCAGAGGCCATTAATTTTATGGTCACACATGGGCGTGGACTGATCTGCCTAACATTAACAGCGGAACGCTGTCACCAATTAAATTTACCCCTGATGGTTTCTGCCAACTATTCTCCATTAGGCACCAATTTCACACTTTCTATCGAAGCCGCGAGCGGGGTAACAACCGGGATTTCTGCTGCTGATCGGGCCCGTACTATTCAGGTGGCCGTAAAGCCAGATGCGAAGCCGGAAGACATCCTTCAGCCGGGTCATATTTTTCCACTTATGGCGCAGAAAGGAGGGGTATTGGTCCGTGCCGGGCACACCGAAGCAGGATGTGACTTAGCCAGCATGGCGGGGCTGACCCCGGCATCGGTTATTTGCGAAATTCTGAAAGAGGATGGCAGCATGGCGCGTTTGCCAGACTTAATCACATTTGCCCAAAAGCATCAGCTTAAGATCGGCACTATTGCTGATCTGATTTATTACCGTAGCCTTACAGAGAGTCTCGTATCCCGGGTAGCTGAGCGTTTCATTCAAACCATACATGGCGAGTTCCTGCTGACCGCCTATCGTGATGAAACAGCCAATACGACACATCTTGCCTTGATAAAAGGTGATATAAATCCTGCAACTGAAACATTAGTACGAGTACATGCGCCCTTATCTGTCATTGATTTACTGAGTATCGATGACAGTACGCACTCCTGGAGTATTAATAATGCATTGCGCCTCATTGCTAAAGCCGAGCAGGGAGTTATCGTATTGCTATACCCTAAAGAAAATTCAACTGATCTGATAGCGCGTCTTAAATCATCCAATACTGAGCACCTGAATACGACTAAAACAGATTTGCGTAGTCATGGCATCGGAGCTCAGATATTAAAGGACCTCAAGGTTGGCAAGATGCGATTACTCGCAACACCCAGGAAAATGCCAAGCATGACCGGATTTGGCCTCGAAGTAACCGGCTATATGGAATAA
- the mltF gene encoding membrane-bound lytic murein transglycosylase MltF: MRTTSPRFILIILGCLLSGCDSFKKPVPPFGTTHELVIITVKHSVNFYKNTNGGYSGLTYDLATEFARELGLKTRFVVMQRPDQALAALQAQQGHIAMGLQIPDNQLIRFRLGPVYQQIQHQIAYNTTQPKPADFTHLIGKTTEIPAGTIYETRLSNIKQLLPDLKWLAVETSSDHLLVKLAEDVITFTVADSLQIKRAKHFYPNLGVAFNLGEATNSCWIFSKFSEQALIGKTGQFFTRIKRDGTLNQLLDRYNGHLHRLEEADIRHFLDDMSAILPNLRKHFYQAEALTDIDWRLIAALSYQESLWDPLATSRTGVRGIMMLTKDTAKRMKVANRLDAQQSILAGARYLQLLKKRLPQRITEPDRTWIALAAYNQGYGHIIDARTLARRINLKPDLWIDLKKTLPLLSKKKYFDTLKYGRTRGGEAVILTESVRAYYDIMKKYHPPLSPNLPGLH, encoded by the coding sequence ATGCGAACGACCTCACCACGTTTTATATTGATAATTCTAGGATGCCTGCTGTCCGGCTGCGATTCATTTAAAAAGCCAGTGCCGCCCTTTGGAACAACGCATGAACTGGTCATCATCACTGTAAAACATTCGGTTAATTTCTATAAAAATACGAATGGTGGTTATTCTGGCCTAACATACGATTTGGCAACTGAGTTTGCTCGTGAATTAGGATTAAAAACGAGATTCGTAGTCATGCAGCGACCCGATCAAGCATTGGCTGCATTGCAGGCACAACAAGGACATATTGCCATGGGCCTACAGATTCCAGATAACCAGCTGATCCGTTTCCGTCTGGGGCCTGTTTATCAACAAATACAGCATCAGATCGCTTACAACACAACACAGCCCAAGCCAGCAGACTTTACCCATCTGATTGGCAAGACAACTGAGATTCCAGCAGGCACCATTTATGAAACACGATTAAGCAACATTAAACAGTTACTGCCTGATCTAAAATGGCTGGCCGTGGAGACATCCAGTGATCATTTACTCGTAAAATTAGCAGAAGATGTCATTACCTTTACCGTTGCGGATTCCCTTCAAATCAAACGAGCAAAACATTTCTATCCTAATCTGGGTGTCGCATTCAATTTGGGCGAAGCAACAAATAGTTGCTGGATTTTCTCAAAATTTTCTGAACAAGCACTGATAGGTAAAACAGGACAGTTTTTTACCCGGATAAAACGGGATGGAACTTTAAATCAATTACTTGATCGCTATAATGGGCATCTTCATCGATTGGAAGAAGCTGATATACGTCATTTCCTAGACGATATGTCAGCCATATTGCCAAATCTACGCAAGCACTTTTATCAGGCAGAAGCACTAACAGACATAGACTGGCGCTTGATTGCCGCACTCTCTTACCAGGAATCGCTTTGGGATCCGTTGGCAACATCGCGAACGGGTGTGCGAGGAATCATGATGTTGACAAAAGATACCGCAAAACGCATGAAAGTGGCAAACCGGCTTGATGCACAACAGAGTATACTAGCGGGTGCGCGCTATTTGCAGCTATTGAAAAAGAGACTGCCACAACGCATCACCGAACCCGATCGTACCTGGATTGCGCTCGCGGCATACAATCAAGGTTATGGACATATTATAGATGCACGCACGCTGGCACGCCGTATCAACCTAAAGCCGGATTTATGGATAGATTTAAAAAAAACTTTACCGTTACTAAGCAAGAAAAAATATTTTGACACTTTAAAATATGGTCGTACGCGTGGTGGAGAAGCGGTTATTCTGACAGAATCGGTACGCGCATACTACGATATCATGAAAAAATATCACCCACCTTTATCTCCAAACCTGCCAGGCCTTCATTAA
- a CDS encoding homospermidine synthase → MIGNETSIKFAGKFIIVGFGCVGQGLLPVLLRHFDILPTQIKIITADESGRAEADHYQVPFSVCPLTFSNYREILGSALNQGDFLLNLAINVSSTALMELCHERHVLYLDACIEPWAGGYTDTSLSPSDRSNYALREEMLALRQKLGKGATAIPSHGANPGLVSHWVKQALLNLAKDIGLDSEIPQTREAWAQLAYKLNISVIQCAERDTQISDPPKQLDEFINTWSVDGFAGEGSQPAELGWGSHEKYFPIDGKHHNFGGDAAIYLERPGVSTRVRAWTPREGAYQGFLITHGESISIADYLTIKEQDRLCYRPTVYYAYHPCDGAVLSVHEFSGKNLTLQTTQRLLMDDIVDGIDELGVSLMGHSRNVYWYGSVLSIEEARKLAPYNNATSLQVVAGVLSGIVWAIENPDAGIIEPDEMPFERVLEVATPYLGKVVGEYGDWTPIMDRGVLFEEDMDSTDPWQFKNFRVT, encoded by the coding sequence ATGATTGGTAATGAAACGAGTATTAAGTTTGCAGGAAAATTTATCATTGTTGGTTTTGGTTGCGTTGGTCAGGGACTGCTTCCTGTACTGCTGCGTCATTTTGATATTCTGCCAACACAAATTAAAATCATCACGGCAGATGAATCTGGACGTGCAGAAGCGGATCATTATCAGGTTCCATTTTCAGTTTGCCCGTTGACGTTCAGTAATTATAGAGAGATTCTGGGTTCCGCTTTGAATCAGGGCGATTTCTTGCTCAATCTTGCGATCAATGTTTCTAGCACGGCGTTGATGGAACTTTGCCATGAACGACATGTGCTATATCTGGATGCTTGTATTGAACCTTGGGCGGGCGGTTATACGGATACCAGCTTATCTCCTTCGGATCGCTCGAATTATGCTTTGCGTGAGGAAATGCTGGCATTGCGACAAAAGCTGGGTAAAGGAGCGACCGCTATTCCATCCCATGGCGCGAATCCTGGGCTGGTTTCTCATTGGGTCAAGCAGGCGCTGCTTAATCTTGCGAAGGATATCGGTCTCGACAGTGAAATACCTCAAACGCGGGAGGCGTGGGCACAATTAGCCTATAAATTGAATATATCAGTGATTCAATGCGCTGAGCGAGACACGCAAATCTCGGATCCGCCGAAACAACTTGATGAATTTATCAACACATGGTCAGTGGATGGTTTTGCAGGTGAGGGTAGCCAGCCTGCCGAGCTGGGATGGGGTAGCCATGAAAAATATTTCCCGATAGATGGAAAGCACCATAACTTTGGCGGTGATGCAGCTATCTATCTGGAGCGCCCGGGTGTTTCCACTCGGGTACGCGCCTGGACACCGCGGGAGGGCGCCTATCAGGGTTTTCTCATTACGCATGGTGAATCTATTTCTATTGCTGACTACTTGACAATTAAGGAGCAGGATCGGCTATGTTATCGTCCCACTGTTTATTATGCTTATCATCCCTGTGATGGCGCTGTATTGTCAGTGCATGAGTTTAGCGGTAAAAATTTGACGTTACAAACAACCCAACGCTTATTAATGGATGATATTGTTGATGGCATTGATGAGCTGGGTGTATCGTTGATGGGGCATAGTAGAAATGTATATTGGTATGGATCTGTGCTTTCTATTGAGGAAGCAAGAAAACTGGCCCCTTATAATAATGCCACGAGCCTGCAGGTAGTCGCAGGCGTTCTCAGCGGGATAGTCTGGGCGATAGAAAATCCTGACGCAGGCATTATTGAACCAGATGAGATGCCTTTTGAGCGCGTTTTAGAAGTTGCGACGCCTTATCTGGGCAAAGTTGTGGGAGAATATGGTGACTGGACGCCGATTATGGACCGGGGCGTATTATTTGAAGAAGATATGGATAGCACGGATCCTTGGCAATTCAAAAACTTTCGTGTGACCTGA
- a CDS encoding polyamine aminopropyltransferase, with amino-acid sequence MSRFFKHGIPANESSIEISEQNGVRSLHLGGSMIQSSMRLAAPNNLELLYTQCMMGFLLFHPDPAHILMIGLGGGSLAKFIHHKMLGTKTTVIETNPQIVTTAHHYFALPTEDDRFQIIVAEGSEYIARQASGTDILMIDGFNDGHQTPSLCTQDFYNNSRNILNKNGILVINLLSRDKGLNHCLRHIENSFNGHIVTMLSEIRGNLIVFAFKQNPGRLTWQSLKTRAKTLEEKYSLPFPKLVSKLRQQSPHDGNYLRFLK; translated from the coding sequence ATGTCTCGATTTTTTAAACACGGTATCCCTGCCAATGAATCCAGCATTGAGATAAGCGAACAAAATGGTGTCCGCTCACTGCATTTAGGCGGCAGTATGATACAAAGTTCCATGAGACTGGCTGCACCGAATAATCTGGAGCTGCTTTACACTCAATGTATGATGGGCTTTTTGCTGTTCCATCCTGATCCAGCGCATATCCTGATGATAGGTTTGGGCGGCGGATCACTGGCAAAATTTATTCACCATAAAATGCTCGGGACTAAAACAACTGTGATTGAAACTAATCCACAAATTGTCACCACAGCACATCATTATTTTGCACTGCCCACTGAAGATGATCGGTTTCAAATTATTGTGGCAGAGGGCAGCGAATATATTGCCAGGCAGGCATCCGGTACAGATATATTGATGATTGACGGTTTTAATGATGGCCATCAGACACCATCACTCTGCACACAGGATTTTTACAATAATTCGCGTAATATATTAAATAAAAATGGAATATTAGTTATCAACCTACTCAGTCGAGATAAAGGCCTGAACCATTGTCTGCGACACATTGAAAACAGTTTCAACGGACATATCGTAACCATGTTGTCCGAAATACGCGGGAATCTGATTGTTTTCGCATTCAAGCAGAATCCTGGCAGGCTGACATGGCAATCGCTAAAAACGCGGGCAAAAACACTCGAGGAAAAATACTCACTTCCATTTCCTAAACTGGTATCAAAATTACGCCAGCAATCTCCCCATGATGGAAACTATCTGAGATTTCTAAAATAG
- a CDS encoding DUF3460 family protein encodes MYESEHTKFMRELFEKDPTLVEKQLAARAMWWDKKSNKDEQQRFKDSSIRQKSYVYFGE; translated from the coding sequence ATGTACGAATCTGAGCATACTAAGTTTATGCGTGAATTATTTGAGAAAGACCCAACTCTGGTAGAAAAACAACTGGCCGCAAGAGCCATGTGGTGGGATAAAAAGTCAAATAAAGATGAACAACAGCGCTTTAAAGACTCAAGTATACGGCAAAAGTCTTACGTCTATTTTGGTGAATAA
- a CDS encoding HlyC/CorC family transporter gives MLIILAFLLILSGFFSLSETSMMAINRYRLKHLAKQGHRGARLTTKLLDNTDRLLGVILLGNNLLNTASATLVAVIISTFFSHDELALLIGTICITFAILIFSEITPKVIAAAYPERIALAASYVLSPLLKIFYPVVWFVNLFVSALLFMLRLNLEKGEGTHNISSEELRTLVLEGGHFIQKKHQSVLLNLFDLETVTVDDVIVPRSQIEAIDLNADDETIHTQLLTCHHTRLPVYRERLDNIVGIVHVRRVLNQMKNGKITAATLEKVMHQPYFIPSGTPLFSQLQLFQESRKRVGLVVDEYGEWMGLVTLEDIIEEIIGEFTTQAPTQISTFQKQEDGSIIVEGSSLLRDLNRKLDLQLPLDGPKTLNGLILEYFQDIPEAGIGLNIAGYPMEIIQTKNQVVKIVRIYPIPPITEEK, from the coding sequence ATGCTAATTATATTAGCCTTTTTGTTAATTCTGTCTGGCTTCTTTTCCCTTTCAGAAACCAGCATGATGGCAATCAATCGTTATCGACTCAAGCACCTCGCCAAACAAGGGCATCGCGGTGCACGTTTAACGACTAAATTACTAGACAATACAGATAGATTGTTGGGTGTCATTCTTCTTGGCAACAATCTACTCAACACGGCCTCGGCAACACTGGTGGCCGTCATTATTTCTACTTTCTTCAGTCACGATGAGCTGGCTTTGCTGATTGGTACAATATGCATTACTTTTGCCATTCTGATATTTAGTGAAATTACACCGAAGGTAATTGCTGCGGCTTATCCTGAGCGTATTGCATTAGCAGCAAGCTACGTATTGTCGCCGCTACTAAAGATTTTCTATCCAGTGGTGTGGTTTGTTAATTTGTTTGTAAGCGCTTTATTATTTATGCTGCGACTGAATCTGGAAAAGGGAGAGGGTACGCATAATATTAGTTCAGAAGAACTCAGAACACTGGTGTTGGAAGGAGGTCATTTCATACAAAAAAAACATCAAAGTGTACTGCTGAATCTATTTGATCTTGAAACCGTTACTGTAGATGATGTCATTGTCCCGCGCAGTCAGATCGAAGCGATAGACTTAAATGCCGATGACGAAACGATTCATACTCAATTACTCACCTGTCACCACACCCGATTACCCGTATACCGTGAGCGACTCGACAATATCGTTGGCATTGTGCATGTACGCAGGGTGTTGAATCAAATGAAAAATGGCAAAATAACTGCTGCCACACTTGAAAAAGTCATGCATCAACCCTACTTCATCCCCTCTGGAACGCCTTTATTCTCACAATTACAATTATTTCAGGAGAGTCGAAAACGAGTAGGTTTAGTTGTAGATGAATATGGCGAATGGATGGGGTTAGTCACACTTGAAGATATCATCGAAGAAATTATTGGTGAATTCACAACACAAGCACCAACTCAAATCAGCACTTTCCAGAAGCAAGAGGATGGCAGTATTATCGTTGAGGGGAGTAGCCTGCTACGTGATCTAAATCGTAAACTCGATCTCCAATTACCGCTGGATGGTCCAAAAACCTTAAATGGCCTGATACTAGAATATTTTCAGGATATTCCTGAAGCGGGCATCGGCCTCAATATTGCTGGATATCCCATGGAAATTATTCAGACTAAAAATCAGGTGGTAAAAATTGTACGCATTTATCCTATCCCACCTATAACAGAAGAAAAATAG
- the ribH gene encoding 6,7-dimethyl-8-ribityllumazine synthase, whose amino-acid sequence MAYYDNIIEYETDLNGSELRIGIVMSRFNIDVGEGLLSACTEELIKYGVQASNIVLTSVPGALEIPLVLQKMALSDQFDALIALGAVIRGDTYHFEIVSNESARGITTVQLDTEIPIANGILTTENDDQAIARMSQKGAESARAAIEMANLQIKLDEIEQ is encoded by the coding sequence ATGGCTTACTATGACAACATTATAGAGTATGAAACGGACCTGAACGGATCTGAATTACGAATTGGTATCGTGATGAGTCGCTTTAATATTGACGTGGGAGAAGGATTACTGAGTGCTTGTACAGAAGAACTCATAAAATATGGTGTACAGGCGTCTAATATAGTGCTGACAAGCGTTCCTGGTGCACTGGAAATTCCGCTCGTATTACAAAAAATGGCTTTATCCGATCAATTTGATGCCCTCATCGCATTAGGGGCGGTAATACGGGGTGATACTTATCATTTTGAAATCGTTTCCAATGAATCAGCCCGTGGGATCACTACCGTACAGCTTGACACGGAAATTCCTATTGCCAATGGAATACTCACGACTGAAAATGACGACCAGGCAATAGCCCGCATGAGTCAAAAAGGAGCTGAATCGGCACGTGCTGCGATAGAAATGGCGAACCTTCAAATTAAACTTGATGAAATTGAGCAATGA
- a CDS encoding Na+/H+ antiporter subunit E translates to MRHWLPHPLLTPILAVLWLLLTNSMEIGQLVLGLVLGWAIPILTIRFWPEAIRVHKPLLLLRYAGVLLIDIVLANFTVARLILGHPAKLRPAFVFLPLDLTTDLAISILANSITLTPGTLSAELSLDRRHLLIHALHETDTDALITTIKQRYEAPLKEIFEKC, encoded by the coding sequence ATGCGACACTGGTTACCCCACCCTCTCCTGACACCCATTCTGGCCGTACTATGGCTGTTATTAACAAACAGCATGGAGATAGGCCAACTGGTACTTGGCTTGGTATTAGGGTGGGCTATTCCCATACTGACAATCCGTTTCTGGCCCGAAGCCATACGTGTCCATAAGCCACTTCTCTTGCTACGCTATGCTGGCGTACTGCTGATCGATATTGTATTAGCTAATTTTACTGTAGCACGCCTTATCCTCGGCCACCCAGCTAAGCTCAGGCCCGCTTTTGTCTTTCTACCATTGGATCTCACTACGGATCTGGCCATTAGTATTCTGGCCAACAGCATCACGCTAACCCCCGGTACCCTGTCAGCAGAACTCTCGCTGGACCGGCGTCATCTGTTAATTCATGCCCTACATGAAACCGATACCGACGCATTGATTACGACAATCAAACAGCGTTATGAAGCACCTCTCAAGGAGATATTCGAAAAATGTTAG
- a CDS encoding K+/H+ antiporter subunit F, whose product MLAIAIPIALALVTVAVALSFWRLLQGPSIPDRILALDTLYVNTIALLVLLGIHLSRTLYFEAALLIALMGFIGTVALCKYLLRGDIIE is encoded by the coding sequence ATGTTAGCTATTGCGATTCCCATTGCCCTTGCATTAGTAACCGTCGCAGTGGCCTTGAGTTTCTGGCGGCTATTGCAGGGACCCAGCATACCCGATCGTATTCTGGCCCTGGATACTCTCTACGTAAATACGATTGCATTACTGGTGTTACTAGGTATACACCTTTCCCGCACGCTCTATTTTGAAGCAGCGCTTTTAATTGCCCTGATGGGTTTTATTGGTACCGTCGCATTATGTAAGTATCTATTGCGCGGTGATATCATCGAATAA